The genomic interval CAAATGGAACTATTCTTatactcttaaaataaaaatttttattgatatggTGTATTGTAACACACTCTTGACTTCAACATGCTGAcgtttatgatttttaaaaagctctttagCAGGAATTAGCTTTCCATATCTTTCTATTTAGGGAGCAGTTTAATTGCCATAGGCTCTATCTGTACTTTGAAAGCTTGAAAGCCTGCAACAATAAAACAAGCGGGGCCTAGTGTATGGGTGAGGGGCATGGAATTGAAGACAGATCTTAAACTGttcaatttcttctttggttATTAGTCTATTCTCTAGtgtatttttgttgctattttgtttttttttgtttgtttttccctcttcAAGTGAACATGGGCAACTTAAGTTTTCCTAGACTAGCCATTAGCTCAAACTCACAAGTAAGCAGACTAATGCAATTTAAAGCAACCTATTTTTCTCCCATTAGGTTGggaaaaattaagataaacatcTGATGTTGGTGAAGCTGCAAAACAGTTCTCCTGAGGGTATCAACTGTTACAGGCCTTTTTGCTAGGCACCTTAAGGGattcatcaaaatgaaataaaatacctaggcactTGAAGGAGATATCTGGGGTACTGGTAATGTTTCCTTATTTGGGTGCTGGTTACATGGGGTATAAAGTTTATGAAAATTCCttaaggggcttccttggtggtgcagtggttaagaatccacctgccaatgcaggggacacgggttccagccctggtctgggaagatcccacatgccgcagagcaactaagcccgtgcgccacaactactgagcctgcgctctagagcctgcaagccacaactactgagcccacgaggcacaactactgaagcccgcgtgcctagagcctatgctctggagcaagagaagccaccgcaatgagaagcccgcgcaccacaacaaagagtagaccctactcgccgcaactagagaaagcccgcgcacagcaacggaagactcaacgcagccaataaataaattaattaataaaaaaaagaaaattcattaagCTCTGTGTTTACACTACGTACAATTTCCTGTATGTGCATTCTattccaataaatttttaaaatatgtcttttgcCACAGCCCACAGCTGTATGTAGTGGCATTGCTTACTGACGCAAAACATGGAGACGACCTGAATACCCCGGCAGAACGGAAGGCTCTCGCTCCCTTAAGGCGAACAAATTAAACGGATTCCAGTCCCTCTTCCTACTGCTTTGGTTCTGTTCTCAGTTAACCTGGGGGTTGGCGCTGGTCCTTTCCAGGGAAAGGTTCTGGGGACTGAGAAAGGGACCCGGTATTCCGCCCCAGCAGCTCGGAACTGGGCGACTTGCTCCCGCCCCGATCCGAGGAGGCCGCCCCAGCGTCACGTGACCTCCACATCACCTGACCCGGCGCGACAGGAAGGTGGAAGTCTTGGGCGCGGGCTTCCTGGCGCGATGGTGAGGGATGAGGGGTGATGCCAGGCAGTGGTTGCTGGGGGCGGGCAGAGTAAGAGACCCCAAATCTCACTGCCGCGGCTGCGGGCAGGGTGGGGCGCCGGGTGCGAGGAGATGGGAAGTCTGCCGGGCCCCTCAGCAGACACTTGGGTGCAGTCGTGAGGGCCGAGGCTCTGGTAGAAAAAAGCCTCCCTTCACCCTCCTCCCTGCAGGATGGGTAGGGCAGGGCGGGCCGGCAGGCTAGGAGTGCCTTGACGGGAAGGAAGGACCCGCGCACCCCCGGGACACGAGCTGGGGCTTGTCCCTCCAGGCCTTCCTCTGCCCCAACAGGCCCTCCCAAAGGTGCCTACTTCCCAGTGCTCCTGTGGGACCTGGAGAAAAACTTGCTTACAATTAAGCTCAGTCTTCTGCACTGTTAGGAAGGCCCTTCGCTCTTcccagagccagaaaggagtagATTTGGGGTTGGGATTTCCCAACTCATacatccattcattccttcaacagatTGTGAGTGCCTGCTGTATACCatgcactgtgccaggcactgagactTTGGCTGCAGGAGGGAAGGGCCAAGTTGGAAGCTTGGATGGGCAGTCATAGTTAAGACTTGAGGGGAAGGGGACAAACTCACCTTGTGCATAGTGTCAGGGAGGCGACCCAAGGATGACATCATATGAGGGCCTGGGAGCAGGGAAGAAAGCTAGCTGGGTGCAGTGCAGTTTGCGTACCAGGGGTTAGGAGGTGTGGAGCGGGGCTGGTGGGAGGCTGTATCTTCAGACAGGGAACAGCATTCAAAGACTTCAGGTGAGAGAGAGCATGGCTCCCTAGGAATGAATGCATTTCATCACCTGGAAGAGTAGAAACTGCAGGCTAGTGAAAGACAAAGCTCGACAGGTAAGCATAGACCAAAGCTTGCTGGGTCTTGAGAGCCACAtggaggagtttggactttaagAAGAGGGTGCTGGGAAGCTAGGAAGAGCCTTTCAGCTGACTTGTGGAGGGAGCAAGAGGGGAACAGAGAGCCCAGCCTGGGGCAGCAGGCCCCGCAGGAGATGGTAGTCACTTGAGTTAGGGTGGAGAGAGTGGAGATAGAAGTGGGGGAAATCAGCAGGGCTCAGGGACTAAATGCAtgaggggaaaaggagagggaggggtctGGGCTTGGTTCCCAGGTGGTGGTGCTCACTGGGGTGGGAGCAGGTTTCAGCTGGAAGAGAACCAGTTACTTTGATACGTGCTGAGTGAGGCGTCTGAGCTGCCAGGTGCAGCTGGCTAGGAGACGGTCTAGATTTAAGTGTCTGGAGCTCCGAAGAGAATCTACAGTGGCAGTcataaatttgggagtcatcagcacaAAGATGATCATTGAACCCTGAAATGTGTAACTGTCTCAGCCAAAATATGAATTGGAAAGAGAGGACCTAGGACAGAACCTAGAGAAAAGCCAGCATTTTAAGAAAGTGCACAAGGAACACGTGCTTAtggtaaaaaagtaaataatatagaGATGGTAGAAGTCAGAAAAAATGCAGAGATGGTAGAAGACTTCTGTGGATAGAAGTCAGGGACCCATGAAGTTAGGAAAAATATTACCTCTCAATTTTGGCTAACTTCAAACtgaaatttagtattttattcaATTATGAGTGTTGGCAACAAACCCCAGTATGATTAGCAGCACCTCTGACTGTCACTAATAGAaatcagatattttcatatcacattacaGCTGTTGGCattgtttacatattgtttatgCTCATTTCTAAATTACTGTCATTATTTGACATGAAACACATGTCACATCACCAATTTGTTTTGAATactttgataacttttttttttttttttttttggccacacgacgcggcttgcaggatctacgtcccctgaccagggattgaacccagggccatggcagtgggagcccagaatcctaaccactaggccaccagggaactccctattttGATAACTTTTAATTCGTTTCTTTTACTATGGAgtttttcctatgtattttaaaaaatatttatttatttatttggctgagtcgGGTcctcgttgcggcatgtgggatcttccgttGCGGCGCttcttgcagtgcgcgggcttctctctagttgtggcgtgcgggttttctcttctctagttgtggcgtggcctccagagcgcgtgggctctgtagtttgtgacacacgggctctttacttgcggcacgtgggcttagttgccccgcagcatgtgggatcttagttccctgaccagggattgaacctgcatcccttgcattggaaggcagattctttaccactggaccaccagggaagtccctcctgtgtATTTTATACATCTAAAAACATCATTTTGGGAAAAGCCTATAGACTTCACCAGATGCCTGATGAGTCCATGCCACAAAATGGGTAAAAACTCCTGAAGTAGGAGAAGAAGTACAAGGCTGTCCTTAACACTCCAATCACCTCACCGGCAGTCCCAGTCCCCTGCCCCAGAATAATGACAGTAGGCAGTCTGCAGGGATCACCATTTGGGGGCTGGGGAAAGGAGGGTGAGCCAGACAATGAGACAGAGGCCAGGCCATAGGGAGAAATCCAGAAGAGTATGTGGCTTCAAGAAGAAGGATGGGTTTGTGTCAGATGCTGCTGAGGAGTTAAGGAAGAGAAAGACTAGATTTAGTGAAGAAGGTCATTTGTGACCATGGCTAGAGAACTTCATTGGAGGCCCATGTAGAAGCCCCAGTGCAGTGGGGTCAGGTGTGATCGGGGGGATGACAGGTGAAAAGGAGGATTGGAGGTTGAAGGGTCATGGAGCAGGTCTGAAGTGACTGATAAGGTGAACGATGGGGCCAAGTAGAGGACATGGGATTATGGGGCTGCACTGAGGGCCCAGCAGAATCAGGAGAACGTGGACTGACCGTGTACCCAGTTTGCGGGTTTTGTTCCCATCACCTGTAAGCAGCCCAGATAGAGGCGTGGGAAGAGGAACATGTATATTGCTGTGCGTTAGAGCTTTGCCACAGAAACAGGACAAAGGACAGTTGATCGGGGGGTGGAGGATATTGTCAAGATGTGGTTGACCAGGTGGGTTTGCATCCTAACAGAGGAGATGGACCTTGAATAAGTAATAAAACATGATATAttctgtgataaatgccatgGAGATCAAGAAGGAAAGATAAACAGCTAAAGCATGATGGTGaagagctgttttgtttttttttaacagcttcctTGAGATAAAATCGACATAAAACAAAccatgtgtgtgtaaatatatggTTCAATAAGTTTTGATGCGTATATGCTCATGAAAACATTACCATGATCAAGATAATGAATACATCCACTGACCCCCCAAATTTCCTTGTGTGAGGGGCTATTTAAGAAAGCATAGtcggcggcttccctggtggcgcagtggttgagagtccgcctgccgatgcaggggacgcgggttcgtgccccggtccgggaggatcccgcgtgccgcggagcggctgggcccgtgagccatggccgctgggcctgcgcgtccggagcttgtgctccacagcgggagaggccacaacggtgagaggcccgcttaaccgcaaaaaaaaaaaaaaaaaaaaaacaacaaaacatagaGAAAGTCCATCAGAAGAGGTgtcatttgagcagagacctgagtgAAGTGAGAGAGCAAGCCACGTTTAATTTGCAACAGgagcagcagggaggccagtATGGCCTGAgctggggagggaaaggaggagaaggtGAGATGGTCACCGGCACCCTGAGGCCAGGTACTTTGTTGTGTTCCATGCTGTACCCCCAGCGCTTAGAGTGGGCTCTCCCATGGAGAAGGTGCCCAGTCATGTCTGCTGAGCACATGAATGCCTGGGACAGCCATGAGAACAAGGTTTGGTGGCGGGGTGAGTCAGGGAGAGGGTTCTCCAAACAGCCTGGTAGTAGGGGAGAACAAGTGGGCCAGAGGGCACGCATCTTGGACAGGGAGCAGGGACCCTGAGGAGCGGTAGCGTGGGAGACACCTGGCCATACGTCAGCCGGCCCTCCAGCCTGACCACCTACCTCACTCCCTTGCAGAGGTTCCGGTTCTGTGGTGACCTGGACTGTCCTGACTGGGTCCTGGCAGAGATCAGCACGCTGGCCAAAATTGTTGAGTGCATGGggtcttgggggtgggggcagagagggatTGCGGCTGGGGGCTCTGAGGGTGGAGGGTGGTGAGGGCACTCTTGAGCTGGGGCCTCAGCGCTCTCGGTCTATCCAGACATGCTGTGTGACTGATCATGTATGTGGCCAGCCCTCTCTGAGCCAGCCCACCAGCATGGAGGGGTGAGGTGGGTCAGTCTGGCTGATGTAAGGCCTTCCCCTCCAGTCCTCCGTGAAGCTGAGGCTGCTGTGTAGCCAGGTGCTGAAGGACCTTCTGGGACAGGGGATTGATGTAAGTGCAGGGCCCCGCACCCCACTGTCCCATGACCCTGTGACCCCCACTGCCCTGAAAATGCACCAGACCCAGGGAGACGGGTGATCAGCTCCCACCCTTCCTGGATACCGCGTGTCCTTTTACCACAGGATccaggccaggggttgggggctggTGAGCAGGGGTCCGGCACCCCTTGAGGGCCTCCTTTCTCCACAGTATGAGAAGATCCTGAAGCTCACCGCTGATGCCAGGTTTGGTGAGTACCTCACTGGGCCCGCAGACCTTTGGGCAAACCCGGGTACTCAGCCTGGGGTCTGGCACAGAGGCCCCTCCTCCCAACAGCCCACTCTGACCCACCTGCCTCAGCAGAGGAGCATGAGGGAAGAAAGACATTGCCAGCCCTGTAGGGTCCTCTGCCTGCTCCCAGTGGGGCAGTAGCGGTGCTTATGGCTCAAGGAGGCCTGGGGGCTCTGAGCTGAAGATAGTGGGGTCACAAGGAGGTGGCTGGGGCCACAGTGACACCCCCCACTCCACCCATGGCTCCCCCCAGAGTCGGGTGATGTGAAGGCCACAGTGGCAGTGCTGAGTTTCATCCTCTCCAGTGCGGCCAAGCACAGCGTGGATGGCGAGTCCTTGTCCAGTGAACTGCAGCAGCTGGGGCTGCCCAAAGGTACGGGGACGAGGGCAGGCAGGTGGGTAACCTGTGGGCCAAGGGGTGCCAGGCAAAGGtcaggctgtgtgaccctgagatgcaccttgccctctctgggccaggAGCCTGAGACCTGCCCTTTTGAGTGGCCTAAGCCCCAGCACCCACCTGCTAGCTCAGGGGACCTCCCTTCGGCCCCCAGAGCATGCAGCCAGCCTGTGTCGCTGTTATGAGGAGAAGCAAAGCTCCCTGCAGGAGCACCTGCGGGCCTGCAGCTTGCGAGGTGAGTGTGGGGTGCCCGGGTGGGGGCTGGGCTCCATTCTAGAAGGTGCATTTGGCTTGGGAGGTGTTTGTCCTCAGAAGGGAGACTTAACCACATCACATGTCGAgcagtcacagagctgggattcctGACACCAGCCCCGGTTTCTTTCCTCTGAGATCTGCTGTGGGTAATCTGAGCTCCTGGATCAGAGGGATGAGAGCTTCTCAAAGGCCACATAGCCCTGAAGGGTTCAGGGTTGAACCAGGGTATGGGCTAGGGCTGCCTGGCTCCCCTGCCTGTGACCCTGAGCCCCTTTCGGTCTTGCAGTGAATAGGCTGACACGCGTGGGCTGGCGGGTGGACTACACCCTGAGTTCTAGCCTGCTGCAGTCCGTGGAAGAGCCCATGGTGCACCTGCGGCTGGAGGTGGCAGCTGCCTCGGGTGCCCCGGCCCAGCCTGTTACCATGTCCCTCTCAGCAGACAAGTTCCAG from Physeter macrocephalus isolate SW-GA chromosome 11, ASM283717v5, whole genome shotgun sequence carries:
- the COMMD4 gene encoding COMM domain-containing protein 4 isoform X1, which encodes MHFITWKSRNCRLVKDKARQRFRFCGDLDCPDWVLAEISTLAKISSVKLRLLCSQVLKDLLGQGIDYEKILKLTADARFESGDVKATVAVLSFILSSAAKHSVDGESLSSELQQLGLPKEHAASLCRCYEEKQSSLQEHLRACSLRVNRLTRVGWRVDYTLSSSLLQSVEEPMVHLRLEVAAASGAPAQPVTMSLSADKFQVLLAELKQAQTLMSSLG
- the COMMD4 gene encoding COMM domain-containing protein 4 isoform X3, which encodes MRFRFCGDLDCPDWVLAEISTLAKISSVKLRLLCSQVLKDLLGQGIDYEKILKLTADARFESGDVKATVAVLSFILSSAAKHSVDGESLSSELQQLGLPKEHAASLCRCYEEKQSSLQEHLRACSLRVNRLTRVGWRVDYTLSSSLLQSVEEPMVHLRLEVAAASGAPAQPVTMSLSADKFQVLLAELKQAQTLMSSLG
- the COMMD4 gene encoding COMM domain-containing protein 4 isoform X2, whose product is MHFITWKSRNCRLVKDKARQRFRFCGDLDCPDWVLAEISTLAKISSVKLRLLCSQVLKDLLGQGIDYEKILKLTADARFESGDVKATVAVLSFILSSAAKHSVDGESLSSELQQLGLPKVNRLTRVGWRVDYTLSSSLLQSVEEPMVHLRLEVAAASGAPAQPVTMSLSADKFQVLLAELKQAQTLMSSLG